CCTGTGTTACCGGTACCGTTACCTGAACTGGCTCGGTTTCGACAACATCTACATTACCAGCCGATTTCTGCTCATGGAAGACGTGCGCTCCAGGGCGGGCCTGCCCACGGTGCTGCCGCTCAGCGCCCACGAGGCCCGACACTACATCCAGCCCGGTGAGGGCCCCGGGATCTGCAGACGGGGACACCGAGCCGGCCCGACCCTAAGCCCCACACACGGCACTGCGTCCGAAAGGGGAAGGTCCCTGCACGCAGACGCGTGACGAGGGGGCCGGTGCCTCCGGGAGCACCTGACGTCCGgacagagggcaggggtgggggggagtggacACCAGCTGAGGGAAGGGAGGCTTTGGGGGTGAGGCCGGAAGTGCAAATGTGCTAATATGGAGATGCCCCCTGGGAGGAATGGGCCAGGGACCCCCAGGAGGGCGGGTTCCTGAAGACTTGGAAGGGCCCAGGCCCGGAAGCCAAGCTCCTACGTCACGTGGCCCCTGCCACGACCCCTCACCGCCACTTCCAGCCCTGGCCCAGGGGTCCCCACAGCTTCTACACCTTCCAGATCAACCAACGGGCCCGCTCGGTGGGGGCAGGAGCCCTCCCCAGGAGGGAGCTCTCTCCCCCCAGGGCTGGAGtctgggggtgaggggacagGTGGCTGGGAGTCTGGGGGTGAGGCGACGGGACAGGGGGCTGGAGtctgggggtgaggggacagGGGGCTGGAGtctgggggtgaggggacagGGGGCTGGAGTCAGGGGGTGAGGGGACGGAGGGCTGGGAGTTCGGGGCTGAGGGGATGGGGGGCTGGAGTCCGGGACTGAGGGGACGAGGGGCTGGGAGTCCGGGGGTGAGGGGACGGGGGGCTGGGAGTCCGGGGGTGAGGGGACGGGGGGCTGGGAGTTCGGGGCTGAGGGGATGGGGGGCTGGAGTCCGGGACTGAGGGGATGAGGGGCTGGGAGTCCGGGGGTGAGGGGACGGGGGGCTGGGAGTCCGGGGGTGAGGGGACGGGGGGCTGGGAGTCCGGGACTGAGGGGACGGGCGGCTGGAGTCCCGTGGTGAGGGGACGCGGTGGCACCCTCCTGCCCGCCCTCCCACCCAGGTTCCATCTTCCTGTCCCGGTGGGAGCGGGTGTTCTATATCCTGGCAGTCTTCGACCTGGCCCGGTACCTCCTCCTCGTGCTCCTCCTGGTGTTCCTGGACTACTCTGTCTTCTGGGTGCTGGACCTGGCTCGGCACCAGCTGCAGGGGGAGATCGTGGCCCGCAGTGAGTGCCtgagcctccccctgcccccctggcCTGCATCCTCCCGTCCCCCCCGGCCCCAGGGGACGATGTCCCGAAGTCCCCAAGTCACTGTGACTCATCAGCCCCTGGCTTCGCCCCTCTTCCAACTCTGTCCTCTGCCCGGTGACCCCTGTGTCGCGTTCGTGGTTATACCATAACAGAGTAGTTAGCAACACCGGGTCCGGACTCACACTGGCCTGGGCTCCGccgtcccagctctgccctccgcGAGGTGCTGACCTCAGGCCTCGCAGAGCCGGGGCACGGCAGCCCCTCGGGGGTACGTGACCCCACGTGTGTCGGGGTCGGGTGGGCCGCTGACTGAGAGCACGCTGTAAACCACAGAATATAATTAATCTGATCCTGCGTCTGCCAGAGGtccaacagagaaaataaaaacaacaaaaaagccccAAACGATCAATAGAGCACTCAGCCCCGTGGCTGCAACAGTCAGCACTTAGCAAACGCTTTACGAACGCTTCTGGAGAGCGGAGAGTCGTGGAGGCCGGGGAGGGACTCGGTGACCATCCAGGCCGTCTCACGTGGGGGAGCGGGGCAGTTCGGGGCCCTGGAGCCAGTCCTCCTCGGTGCTCGGGGCTGAGGTTAGGCCCAGCGCCGCCAGAGGCCcctggctgggggcaggaggcCTGTCTGCTGCccgccgccctccccccccccccagcgcacGTGGCCTTTCCCACAcgggagagagggggcagggacaCGGCCCTGCGGGCCCTCACAGGGCACCTCTGTGCCAGGCCCCGTGGCAGTGTCCATAACCGTGGAGGGTCCCGGCTACGCCGGGAAGATCTATCGTGACCTGGTGTCAGCGTTTGACGTCCTGCAGCAGAGCAACATCAGCGTCTTGTCCCCGCGCTGCGTCCTGCGCCCCTCGGAGCCTGACGCCACGGGTTACGTCGTCATCGGTATCGACCacacccgggggggggggtgcccccgggcggggagggggagcagaCAGCATTCGGGGCACGAGGGGCACCCCGTGCCCAGGGACAGCAGCTCAGCGGGACTGCGTGCCCCCAGGCATCATGTACGGCCTGTGCTTCTTCGTCACGCTGTGTGGCAACTACGTCAGCAGGCTGCGGCGGGTCATTTGTGCCTGGTACTACCCGTCCCgggagcaggtgaggggcccgcagccgccgccgcccccgccccgcgaGCCAAGTGCGCGCTGtctcggcggggggggggagcttcGAGTCCTTCCGCAGCCCCAGCCCTCTCTCCTCCGGCTGAACCCCCACAGCGCCTCACCTGGACTGTTGGCCTCTGGGCCCAGATGGGGCCGAGGGACAGGGCGTCCTTGGGCAGGGCTCTCTGAGGCCGAGCTTGTCTCCGGGGTTTCGTGAACGACGGGGGGGCCGTGTTGGGGGGTGAATGGCCGCCGGCCACCTGCTCACTCATTTGCGAACCATTTATTGGGCATCTAGCGTAGGCCAGTCACCGTGCTGCCCCCCGGTCGCCAAGATGCAGTCTGGAGCTCCCAGTCTCAAGGCAGGCCGGCCGCGAACAAGATGTTacacttaaaagtgtttttaggggtgtctggctggctgtcCGGGAGCCTGCGACTCGAACTCGgggagtgagttcgagccctgtgatctcacggttcgggggttttgagccctgcatcaggctctctcctgtcagcagtgaacctgctttggattcccctgtctccctgtctctgcccctcccctgcttgtgttctctctctctctctctcaaaaataaaaattaaaaccattggggcacctgggtggctcagtcggttaagtgtcagactcttggtttcagctcaggtcgtgatttcgtggtttgtggatttgagccccacatcaggctctgtgctgacagctcggagcctgcttgggattctctctccccctctctctgcccctccccagactgcgctctgtctctctcaaaataaataaataaaaactttaaaaaaattataaaaaattaaaaaaaatctccttaaaaaacatttaaaaattaaaacaaagaaaatcttttaaaatttttaaaaattttaatttttttaatttatttttttatttttaagagagacagagacagaatgagagtgcgttaggggcagagagagagggagacacggaatccgtagccggctccaggctccgagcggtcagcacagagcccgacactgggctcgaacccacgagctgtgagatcatgaccggagccgaagtcggccgcccaactgactgagccacccaggcggccccccaaaaagaaaatgtttaaaaaaagagagagaatgttttaTTAGGGAATGACTGAATTTATCAGTGGTATGAAAACCCAGAGGAGAGAGTAGGAAACTGCTCCCGGGATGTGCAGAGGCTCCCAAAGGAAGAGGCCAAACCTAGAGGAGTAGGAGCTGGACAGAGGGCAGACGGCATTCCTGGCACATGAAACAGGCTCAGGGAGCTCCCACCCCGGTCTGCCCTCCACCAGGAGAGGATCTCCTACCTGTACAACGTACTTCTGAGCCGCCGAACCAGTCTGTCGGCTGCCTTGCACCGAGCAGTGAGGCGGCGGGCGGCCGACCTGGGCCACACGAGTGTCCTGCGGATGCTGGCCAGGCGGTGAGCCCACTGTCCTTCCTTCCAGGGGCGGGGCAAGAGGGGACAGAAAAAGAGCCAGAGCTCAGAACGGATCACAGTCTTTCCCGGGCGTCCAGAGGTTTGGTTGAAGAGGGTGCCTGATCCGTGCCATCCGTGCAGAGACGAGAATTCGGGCTGAGAAttctgggcggggggagggggtggcctgaagggaggaggagggcgggaCACAGAGGCCGTGGCTACGGTCAGAGGGATGGAGGTCAGGCTGCGGGCAGGCCTACCCTCGTAggagggaggctgtgcatgtggggCCACCCGCTCAGTgtctgggacccccccccccagatgctCCTGTCTGGCTCCGGTGGTCGCCCACTTCTGGCAGGAGCAGGGTTACTGCCTGGGCTGTGGGCAGGGCTATGACGAGGAGGACACGGAGACCTTTGTGTCCTGCGCTACCCCGGGCTGCCCAGGTAAGAGTCCTGGGGTGCAAGCGTCTCCCTGCTGGGGCTCACCACAGCCGTGGGACGAGTGACAATCCCCTGTGGTCCTTCCCTCGTGGACCCTTCCTGGAACTGCCCTCTCGAGCCGCGCCCCCGTCATTACCACGCGTGTTCTCGTGGACGGAAAACCACGGGGAGCCCGCTGTCTCTCCTGCCTTGACTCTCCTGGTGGTAACGGAATTTATGGAATTTATGCCAGAGTGGCACTGTagccattccccccccccacacacacacacaggcaccatGCCAAggaccctcccccctccccccaggctggaggctgggggctcggggtggggggaggggctcccattcacctccttccctccccccctttcccaGGTCTCTTCTGCTCCACCTGCTTTCGTCTCCTGGACAACGCCTGCTCCGTGTGTGCATCTCCCCTGTCCCACCAGGGGGACCTGGACCCCGAGCTGTGAGTCTCCAGCGAGACGGGGCGGCCGGAgtctgtgggggcggggggggcaccACCCTCCCCCGGAACCTCTGTGGGCCATGACGGGAGGCTTCTCCAGGGACTCCAGTGACGAGGAGGGCCCCCGGCGATGGCTGGCCGCAGCCCGGAGACAGGACCCCGAGCAGGAGTGGTTACTGAGGCAACAGCTGCAGGAAGCGCTGGGCAGGACCCTCCCTTCGGGGTCCAGCCCTGAGGTCAGGTGAGGGGCGAGCCAGGCACGGGGCCTGGGAGGCCTGGGCCTGACCTGTCACATCTGCAAGGGCTTCTCCGGTGCCGGCCCTCTGCTGGAGCtggaggcagaggtgaggggagagggcagggagggaaggaggtttGCCCCGTGCCCGTTCTGTGGCAGCGGCGTGCCCTGGAGGAGTCCGCCAAACTGGGGGAGTGACATCGACCGACCGACCGACTATGAGTGAGGGCAGCCCCGAGGGGCCCCAGCTCAGGAGGGGCTCAGGGCAGGGCAGACAGCGGACAGCAGGACAGCAGGACGGCTTTGGGATGGGGTCGTATTAATGAAGGCTGCAAGGGAGAGGTGAAAAAGAGGTCGGCTGGGGCCCCCTGGGGGTCTGCTAGGCTGACTGGCGGGGAGAATAGCATTCCAGGGGAGGCCGGGGTGAGCCTGGAGAACGTGAGCTGTTtcggggagggaggcagggccggAGCGGGGCTGTGTGTGTCTGTCGGGTGAAGTCAGAGGCCGCCGCGGGGAGATGAGCTGGGAAGTCAAGGGTGGAGAGCTGGCTGAGCGCCTTCCTTACCATCTGAAGGTCCCTCGGTCGGATAGGGACACGTTCATAGTTGTCCTTTAAGACAATAAGCTAAGAAGGCAGGGAGAAGTTGGTGTGGCCTCAGGACGGAGGTGCTGAGGGTGGCAGGGGTTTGTGCTTGGGGCCGGTGGTGCTGGCGGTCGAACAGGTTGTGGGGGAGGAAGAATGGCTCGGTTTGAGAACTTTGGGGTATCTGGAGGGAGGCCAGCTGGAGACGCCCAGGGGCCAGCGAGAAAAGGCCTGGGCTGTGGGCCTGTGGCGCCAGGGTTGACTTTCCGGCTGCGGCAGAGGCGGGtgagggcggggcaggggctcAGGGGCTCAGACACAAaccgagcaggggagaggctggaggaCACAGAGGGCCAAGCACAATAGTTGCATGAgatgggtgaggaggaggaggccgaAGCCTGGCCAGTGGATCTGGTGGCTGACAGGTCACCTCCGTGGCCGCTTGTGGGAACATTTTCTGTGGTCCCGGGAAAGCCAGACCATAATGAGCTGAAGGGTGATAGGTAGACAAGACTCTGAAACAAAGGGTACGTGGCTCTGTATCATAATTGCGAGAAGCttgatcattttaaatataactgCTCTAGTTAAAAAAGGGAAGCCGGATGCCGAAGAGGGGGGCAGTCCTCACACAGCAGGGGTAGGGCTTGCCGGGCCAACGCTGAAGATTTTCTTTCCCCGAGGATGGGGGGGCTGGGCCtttaggaggagaaagagggggcaCCGGAGGAGTGGGGTGTAGGCCAGGTGGATCGGGCGGCCTTGGTCAGGGCGGCGGCGCACCTGTGGCAGGAGGGGGACGGGCGTGTTCCTCTGAGCAGGGCTGGctggtgggaagggggggggggcggtcagatGTAAGGGAGCCCTGCTGAGACAGCATGTAAGGGGCTGGGAGCAGAATAAAGGTTCCAAGGAGCGGGTACCAGAGGTCAAAACACCTGCCTTGGGAGTGTGCAGAGGCTGGCTGGGAGGGTAAGGGATTTCCAGGTAGCGTAAAAGGCCCAGATGATGCTGAAAACCACAGCCTATAATGATGGACTCCAGTATGTTTGGTTATGTGGTTTTCTCTGGGAAAAGTGGTCCCACGGACAGGATTTGAACAGGGTTGAAGGCTTTTTCTGGGTGGGGAAGAGGACAAGACGAGGAGAGAGCTGGGGTGTCTTCAGTAAGAGTGCTACTACCGGCCttggggcagagaaggggctgATGCTAGGGGGACGTCCGGGGTCTATGTGTCCGTCAGGTGTTAAGGAGCAGGGTTAGTGGccgggagggacacagagaatggGTCATGGCCAGGGAGGAATTCTGGGATGAATCCAGAGGGCAGCCAAAGTTCGGGGGTGTCCCAGTGGAGGCAGAGGCAAAGGTCTTCATGGCCGTGGAGGTCAGAGGTCAAGGACTGAAATGCCAGAGAGGTGGGTGAGTCCCCAGCGAGGAGGCTGGGGGCCACACAAGCAGCTAGAAGCTGGTACAGGcagcctgggtggggtggggcgggtgaCTGGGGAGACAGTGGCAGCCCCTgtcggtggcggggggggggaaggggggggagagcAGGTGCCACCAGAGGCCGGGGTGCAGCGGCCGGGTGCCAGCAGGGTTTGGGAAAGACAGGCAGTCTCCTCCACCCGGGAGGGCTGCGTAAGGAAAGGGTGCGGTGGGCACAGGCTGGCACaaatggggcagggggagcagtgatgagctgggggcggggggagtgaaGCTTTGGTTCCAGAGGCTCCCGAGGGGCTCACTGCAGTTAAGAGCTGGGTCGTGGGAACGGGGAAGCCACGAGTGCGTGGGTACAGCGCCGAGGTCACTACCGGTTCTGCCCTAACTGGCCATGCGACCTTGGCAAGGGACTGCCCACTGGCCCGTGAGCGCCAGCCTAAAACGGGGACCTGCCTGCCGGCGTCTGGAGGAGCAGCAGGAGTAAATACTGAACCACAGGGCGGGGACGCACCTGTGGAAACAGCACTGGTGACCAAGCTGCTCCCCCGCTCTCCTCGCTAGTGACCTGGACGAGGAGAAGGGGCCCCCGCAGAGGACTCAGAGGACAGAGGACACAGATGCAGGGGCCCCACCTGAGAGGATTCCCACACCCCCTCGGCCCGAGGGCGCCCAGAGCGGCCCTTCTCCGGCTTCAGAACCCCGGCCCCTCCGtctctcacctccctcccctcctgatGCCTCCTACCTAACTCCCAAATAAAGGACCCGAAGGCAGACACGAGTGTGaatcttaaattattattatttcttcctgtcgcttacacccaaggtgggggcaggggaagaggaggggaagaggagaggggggacTCGCCTCCCCCCCTAAGGCACTGAGTGGAGAAGccgcaaggggggaggggggaggtcacATTGTCCTCACTCTCTGGGGCTAGGCCCCAGgtctccccagccctgggctcccCCATCACCTGAAATGCTAAGATGAGGCCCAGGGCCACCtgacctcccccaaccccaataTATTACATCATCACTTTTTAAATAGATACAGGGACTGGTCCCGCTACCCCCTCCCTGTGACACCCCCTCACTATTGGGGGTACCTGGGCAGCTGTGCAAATGGGCATGAGGGTgcatgggaggaagggagagcacCGGGCCCCTTAACCTGCCCCTTttaaggagggggaggggccgccAGGCCAGGGAGGGGAAATAGTGCAAGGCAGAGCCCAGGCCgcaagggggggggagggggggcagcacCCAGCGAGGACGGGAGGGGGGGCagttgcccccacccccagcagaatTGGGTAGTTAAAAATCTGAAACTAGATTTCAACAAGACCAACAGAAGAGGCTATGTACAGAACCGGGGTGGATTCAATCCTAAGGGAAGAGCGAGGGGGCTGCCCTCCGAGACCCAGCAGGGCGGCCGGGCCGGCAGGGGTCTGGGAGCGGAACCCCTTCGGCGCTCTCCCGGCGGCGCGCCCGCGGGTCCCCGGAGCGGCCGCCAGGGGGCGCCCGCCCGCGCGCTCCGCAGGCCCGCAGCCCCTCACCCCGTGCCCGAGCCCGCGCCGCGCCAGCCCGGGGGCGGCGTGAGTCAGGGGCGGCCCGGCGGCGGCTCCGGCTCGCACCTGGgcgggaggaggagaggagggcaggagccACCCGGCCCGCCCTGCCCTCTGGCCCCGGGGAGGGAGCGGCGGGAACAAGACATTCCCTGCCCGGGGACgcgggaggggagggcagggccggGGCGGAGAGCCGAGCGGAGCGGGCCCCTCCCGCTGCCCCCAGGGGCGGGCGAGCCACTCAGGCCACCCCGCCCCCTTCTCCTCCAGGACCCCGTGACTCAGCGCTCGGAGCCTGGCGGGGGgcgagaggcgggggggggggggggcgcgcgaGGATGGCTCCTTCCTGCGGGGCCCAGTCCCCCAGGCTTTCCAGCTTCTACCTCACTTTCCCCCACCTACCCTTCCTTCGCCGCCCCCCTTTGCATAATTCACTGCCAGGAAAAGGGAACAGAAACCAGGAAGGAGGGGTCtcggaagggaagggaggggcggTCCTTCACCCCCTGACGCGGCCAAAACCCCTaggggcgtgggggcggggcaAGACTTTGGtcccaagccccccaccccctggaaaCCCGCATAGCCGAAGAGGGACCCCACAAATCAGAAATACATTATTGCTTCTACTCCCCAGGAGCAGCTGGGGACAGGGACCCCACCTTTACAATAGAGCTGTAAATATAGACATACTATCCTGCATCACTCCTTGGGAGATCACCCCAGTCTGGGGAGCCTCTACCCCAAAACCTTCTCAGCTTGGAACTGGGATGAGGGTTCTGGGGGgcgcgggggaaggggcagatctCTGAAGCCGGGGAGGCCCAGAGCCCCGACCCGGCTCTGTCCGTCCCGCCCACTCCCACTGCTTGGCAGCGGCGGCCCGGCCTCGCGCTGCGCCAGCCCGGCCGCTCGGCCCTCTCTAAGAGGACTCCATGGCACCTTCGGCCTGCGGCGTACTGggtgccccctcctcctcctcgtcatCAGGGGGCCCCAGGGCGGCGACCGGAGGGCCAGTAGGGGCTGACTGCTCCCAGAATCGGGCCAGAGAGAGGCGGAAGGTGTCCAAGTGGCCGTTGGAGAGGTCGAGGCCCGCGGGGGACGGGGCGGCGGCGGAGGGCGGTGGGTAGTGGGGTGGCGCGTCGTCCTTCCGGCGCCGCCGGGTGCGCACCTCCAGGCAGTTCTGGCCCTTGAGGTGGCGCTGCAGGTGGTCCTCCTTGGCGAAGGCCTTGTGGCACAGGTGGCACTCGTAGGGCCGGTCCCCCGTGTGCAGGTGCATGTGGTTCTTGAGGTCGTAGCTGTGCAGGAAGCGGGCTGGGCAGTGCGGGCACGAGTAAGGCCGCTCTCCGGTGTGCTTCCGCATGTGAATCTTCAGCTTGTCGTTCCTGGCCGGGCGGGGTGCAAGGGAGCGGGTTCAGGACAGGACCCTGGCTGGCTCCTCCGGGCCAGGTCCCTGGGGTCTCGTCCCTCTGGTCCCTCTGCCGCGGGCTGCCTCTTACCGCCCGGGACGCCCTTGCTGACTGCTCCCAGCCTAGGCCGGCgcggcctccctgcctccaacaCCAAACCTGTCCTGCCCCAGACCCACCTGCTTTGACCTTCCTTCTCCCGGCCTCCCGGTTTTGTGCGGGTCACTCCGGTCACCCCCACACCTCCAGCCCTTCCAGGACCACCTGCTCCCCACCCGGGGTCTCCTAACTCCcctctccacacccctccccacgGGTGCTCACCGGGTGAAGCGGACGCCGCAGACTTCGCAGGCGAAGGGCTTCTCACCCGTGTGGGTCCTCATGTGGCGGGGCAGCTTGCCTGCCCCGTGGATGATCTTGTGGCAGACGGGGcactcctggggcatctgggagcGGCGTTTGCGCACCAGCTTGTCCTGGCCGTCCAGGCCGGGCGCGAGGGCGTCCTGGTGCAGCGAACTCAGGTAGGCCATCAGGTCAGGATCGATGGCGTCCTCGTCTGAGCCCAGCTCCTCTGGGGACAGCGGGGGCCCACCCCCCTGCGCCAGCCCGTAGGCGGTGGAGTACACgggctcctcctcttcttcctcaccctCATAGGCCTCGTAGGTCAGGGGCCCCTCGGGGGGTGAAGCAGTCCCGGCTGGAGGGCTGTAGCTGTCCCCCGGCCCGCTGCCCGCACTGCCACCCACcctggccccctcctcctcctcgtagGTCACGGGTTGGCTGGGCACCGCGGGCACCTCGGGCACTAAGTGGTTCGCCCGGGCCCCCTTGGTCTGCAGGAACGCTTTCCGGGGCTTGCGGCTGCGGCGGGCCACGGGccgagggggcggcgggggcgggggcgggcggggcgccTGCGGGGGGCTGTCTTCGCCATCGGGAACTCCTGCcgccgtggccgtggccgtggcgaAGGCCTCCAGGTACTGGCGGGCCCGCTCACAGTCGTCCTCGTCGGGGCTGGGGGCTTCCAGGCCGCTGCCCTGCAGAATCTCCATGCAGGCAGCGATGACACACGGGATCTCCAGCAGCCGGGCGGCCTGGAGCACGGCGGGCATGTTGGCGCTGCTGGTCGTCAGCGTGGCCGTGTAGGCGAACTCGAGCAGGGCGCCCAGGGCCTCCGGCCCCACGAAGTCCAGCTCGCACACGCCGGTGCCCGCCCCCCCGGCGGCCGGcccgccgcccccggcccccgaGACGGCGCCACCACCGCCCTCGGTGAACAGCTTCTTGAAGTAGTGGCTGCAGGCGGCCAGCACGGCCCGGTGGGTGCGGTATTCGAGGCCCTGGGTCCGGATGGTGAGGTCGCAGAGGTGGCCCAGCTGGCGCTGTTCGTTGAGGCAGCTCAGGAGCTCGCTGCTGTGGTCTGGGAATGGGATTCCGATGAGGTCGTCCTCAGGGCTCCCCATCTTTTTCTGTAGGgttgaggagagggagagggtgagagcaCTCGGCCCTGCGAGGGGGTCCGAGGAGGGAGCCGCGGGGTCGGCCCACGCTCGGCGCCGGATACTCTAAGTGTTTCTACCCACTCGGTCTTGTGCGAGCCCCGAGTCCCGACTAGCACCTTGTCTCCTCACAGACAGGGAACCCGACGCGCAGGCAGGTGAAGTGACTTTCCAAGGTACGTGCCGAACGGCGTTCAAAGCCAGGCCGTGGGCCCAAGTCCTGTTCCCAACTGCTGTGCA
Above is a window of Neofelis nebulosa isolate mNeoNeb1 chromosome 15, mNeoNeb1.pri, whole genome shotgun sequence DNA encoding:
- the ZBTB7B gene encoding zinc finger and BTB domain-containing protein 7B isoform X2 → MGSPEDDLIGIPFPDHSSELLSCLNEQRQLGHLCDLTIRTQGLEYRTHRAVLAACSHYFKKLFTEGGGGAVSGAGGGGPAAGGAGTGVCELDFVGPEALGALLEFAYTATLTTSSANMPAVLQAARLLEIPCVIAACMEILQGSGLEAPSPDEDDCERARQYLEAFATATATAAGVPDGEDSPPQAPRPPPPPPPPRPVARRSRKPRKAFLQTKGARANHLVPEVPAVPSQPVTYEEEEGARVGGSAGSGPGDSYSPPAGTASPPEGPLTYEAYEGEEEEEEPVYSTAYGLAQGGGPPLSPEELGSDEDAIDPDLMAYLSSLHQDALAPGLDGQDKLVRKRRSQMPQECPVCHKIIHGAGKLPRHMRTHTGEKPFACEVCGVRFTRNDKLKIHMRKHTGERPYSCPHCPARFLHSYDLKNHMHLHTGDRPYECHLCHKAFAKEDHLQRHLKGQNCLEVRTRRRRKDDAPPHYPPPSAAAPSPAGLDLSNGHLDTFRLSLARFWEQSAPTGPPVAALGPPDDEEEEGAPSTPQAEGAMESS
- the ZBTB7B gene encoding zinc finger and BTB domain-containing protein 7B isoform X1 — encoded protein: MPPPGSFLFRCPQLPPSVRPLRPAPSPWSPWPLGAGMSAAPWPGWQGLAPGQGAVKKMGSPEDDLIGIPFPDHSSELLSCLNEQRQLGHLCDLTIRTQGLEYRTHRAVLAACSHYFKKLFTEGGGGAVSGAGGGGPAAGGAGTGVCELDFVGPEALGALLEFAYTATLTTSSANMPAVLQAARLLEIPCVIAACMEILQGSGLEAPSPDEDDCERARQYLEAFATATATAAGVPDGEDSPPQAPRPPPPPPPPRPVARRSRKPRKAFLQTKGARANHLVPEVPAVPSQPVTYEEEEGARVGGSAGSGPGDSYSPPAGTASPPEGPLTYEAYEGEEEEEEPVYSTAYGLAQGGGPPLSPEELGSDEDAIDPDLMAYLSSLHQDALAPGLDGQDKLVRKRRSQMPQECPVCHKIIHGAGKLPRHMRTHTGEKPFACEVCGVRFTRNDKLKIHMRKHTGERPYSCPHCPARFLHSYDLKNHMHLHTGDRPYECHLCHKAFAKEDHLQRHLKGQNCLEVRTRRRRKDDAPPHYPPPSAAAPSPAGLDLSNGHLDTFRLSLARFWEQSAPTGPPVAALGPPDDEEEEGAPSTPQAEGAMESS
- the DCST2 gene encoding DC-STAMP domain-containing protein 2, which translates into the protein MGSWSCWWKNTAPGPASWAPSLWPPSSASAWASPARSGSPSSCCCPRPSPGRALLMVAAFGLVLQGPCANTLHNFTQASKAVACGAELALNQTAEALERAKRPLVSALNKIKAIAQKAKEVADRVRKFFRSIMDGVKHVARALRNVWYWLLHIGDVCNAELGNPYVKCARVFDGAKDSCMRTIPRAYHLCFVLTPFKLVLCGLASVVQVFCIIPEYIQPFLRKTIGPPVRHLINRVRQEFEFNVTATHHFSVDLNASRSLSQVALDLQEAVGVKLHRVREALALMGYTAPLLLPLLYLQALCYRYRYLNWLGFDNIYITSRFLLMEDVRSRAGLPTVLPLSAHEARHYIQPGSIFLSRWERVFYILAVFDLARYLLLVLLLVFLDYSVFWVLDLARHQLQGEIVARSPVAVSITVEGPGYAGKIYRDLVSAFDVLQQSNISVLSPRCVLRPSEPDATGYVVIGIMYGLCFFVTLCGNYVSRLRRVICAWYYPSREQERISYLYNVLLSRRTSLSAALHRAVRRRAADLGHTSVLRMLARRCSCLAPVVAHFWQEQGYCLGCGQGYDEEDTETFVSCATPGCPGLFCSTCFRLLDNACSVCASPLSHQGDLDPELDSSDEEGPRRWLAAARRQDPEQEWLLRQQLQEALGRTLPSGSSPEVSDLDEEKGPPQRTQRTEDTDAGAPPERIPTPPRPEGAQSGPSPASEPRPLRLSPPSPPDASYLTPK